One part of the Nitrospiria bacterium genome encodes these proteins:
- a CDS encoding outer membrane beta-barrel protein, with product MPKLLLFTIIIILVGSLPGAAAAASGIEITPFAGFRFGGVFEDANTGERIGIDESGSFGLMLDFDLEPAKQIEVYLSRQKTKLSEGGTVTGDPNFDLTVDYYHIGGLYELEGDRVRPFVAGTFGLTRMDPEGADRSTEYHFSLALGGGAKIPLTERLGLRFDARGIFTAVNSNTTIFCSGGGCTIRVQGGGVLQGELTVGLTFKL from the coding sequence TTGCCGAAGTTATTACTCTTCACCATAATTATAATCCTTGTCGGGTCGCTCCCCGGAGCGGCCGCCGCGGCCTCGGGAATCGAAATCACCCCCTTCGCAGGGTTTCGATTCGGCGGTGTGTTTGAGGACGCCAACACCGGCGAGAGAATCGGGATCGATGAATCCGGGAGCTTCGGTCTGATGCTCGATTTCGACCTTGAGCCCGCCAAACAGATCGAGGTTTACCTGAGTCGCCAGAAAACCAAGCTTTCGGAAGGGGGGACGGTCACCGGCGATCCGAATTTCGACCTCACCGTCGACTATTACCACATCGGCGGCCTCTATGAGCTCGAAGGGGATCGCGTCCGACCGTTTGTTGCGGGGACATTCGGTCTCACCCGTATGGACCCGGAGGGGGCGGATCGGTCCACGGAATATCATTTTTCGCTGGCCCTCGGCGGAGGGGCCAAGATCCCCCTGACGGAACGTCTCGGTCTTCGGTTTGATGCACGCGGCATCTTCACCGCGGTAAACTCCAACACCACGATCTTTTGCTCCGGCGGCGGCTGCACCATTCGGGTGCAAGGCGGCGGGGTCCTTCAGGGGGAACTGACCGTGGGATTGACGTTTAAGTTGTGA
- the pgm gene encoding phosphoglucomutase (alpha-D-glucose-1,6-bisphosphate-dependent), producing the protein MTALSPLAGKPATKEMLVDVARLERDYYEKRTDVADPNQRVSFGTSGHRGSPLRGSFTEAHILAITQAICDYRHSRGTDGPLYMGKDTHAVSGPAQRTALEVLAANRVETVIQKEDGVTPTPSVSRAILAYNRGRKTHLADGIVVTPSHNPPEDGGFKYNPTHGGPAETEVTHWIQDRANELLQKGNAGVKRVPFSTAIKAETLRQEDFLLPYVNDLRNVIDLDAIRAAGLKLAVDPLGGAAQPYWEPINAIYGIDIAVVNPAIDPTFSFMTVDYDGRIRMDCSSPYAMARLVGLKDKYRLAFANDADADRHGIVTPSSGLMNPNHYLAVAIRYLLTHRPLWSVQSAVGKTLVSSSMIDRVVQKLGRRLSEVPVGFKWFAPGLFDGSYCFGGEESAGASFLRRDGRVWTTDKDGLVMNLLAAEITACTGRDPGEHYRELTDDFGAPHYTRVDTPATPEQKAKLEKLSPEAVTAATLAGEPITAKLTRAPGNGAPIGGLKVVTASGWFAARPSGTENLYKIYAESFKDPAHLDAIVSEAQKIVNNALESSKPGRDRQRD; encoded by the coding sequence ATGACGGCGCTTTCCCCCCTGGCAGGCAAGCCCGCCACAAAAGAGATGTTGGTGGACGTAGCCCGGCTGGAACGCGATTATTACGAGAAGCGGACCGATGTCGCGGATCCCAACCAGCGGGTGAGTTTCGGCACCAGCGGGCACCGGGGCTCGCCCTTGCGCGGCTCATTTACCGAAGCCCACATCCTGGCCATCACCCAGGCGATCTGCGACTACCGTCACAGCCGGGGCACGGACGGCCCGCTCTACATGGGCAAGGACACGCACGCGGTGTCCGGTCCGGCCCAGCGGACCGCGCTCGAGGTCCTGGCGGCCAACCGCGTCGAGACCGTCATTCAAAAGGAGGACGGGGTGACGCCGACGCCGTCGGTCTCCCGGGCCATCCTCGCCTACAACCGCGGCCGCAAGACTCACCTGGCCGACGGCATCGTCGTTACGCCGTCGCACAATCCGCCGGAGGACGGCGGATTCAAGTACAACCCGACCCACGGCGGACCGGCCGAAACCGAGGTCACGCACTGGATCCAGGACCGGGCCAACGAGCTTTTACAAAAGGGCAACGCCGGGGTCAAGCGCGTGCCGTTTTCCACGGCGATCAAAGCGGAGACCCTCCGACAGGAAGACTTCCTCCTGCCCTACGTCAACGACCTGCGAAACGTCATCGATTTGGACGCCATCCGCGCGGCGGGGCTCAAGTTGGCCGTGGACCCGCTCGGAGGCGCCGCCCAACCCTATTGGGAACCGATCAACGCCATTTACGGGATCGACATCGCCGTCGTCAATCCCGCGATCGACCCGACCTTTTCTTTCATGACGGTCGATTACGACGGGCGGATCCGAATGGACTGTTCCAGCCCGTACGCCATGGCCCGGCTCGTCGGGCTGAAGGACAAGTACCGCTTGGCATTCGCCAACGACGCCGACGCGGACCGCCACGGGATCGTCACCCCCTCTTCCGGCTTGATGAACCCCAACCACTATCTGGCGGTCGCCATCCGCTATCTCCTCACGCACCGTCCCCTCTGGTCGGTCCAGTCCGCCGTCGGCAAGACGCTGGTCAGCAGCAGCATGATCGACCGCGTTGTGCAGAAGCTCGGCCGCCGTCTATCCGAGGTTCCGGTGGGCTTCAAATGGTTTGCCCCCGGACTGTTCGACGGCTCGTATTGCTTCGGAGGCGAGGAGAGCGCCGGGGCGAGCTTTTTACGACGCGACGGCCGGGTCTGGACGACCGACAAGGACGGCCTGGTCATGAACCTGCTTGCGGCCGAGATCACCGCCTGCACCGGCCGGGATCCCGGCGAGCATTATCGGGAATTGACCGATGATTTCGGGGCGCCCCACTACACGCGCGTGGACACGCCCGCGACGCCCGAGCAGAAGGCGAAATTGGAAAAACTGTCACCCGAGGCGGTCACGGCGGCGACACTGGCGGGCGAACCGATCACGGCCAAGCTGACACGCGCCCCGGGCAACGGTGCTCCGATCGGCGGGCTCAAGGTCGTGACAGCCAGCGGGTGGTTTGCGGCCCGGCCTTCCGGCACGGAGAACCTCTACAAGATTTACGCGGAGAGCTTCAAGGATCCGGCTCATCTGGACGCGATTGTGAGCGAGGCCCAAAAGATCGTCAACAATGCGTTGGAATCATCCAAGCCCGGACGCGACCGGCAAAGGGATTGA
- the malQ gene encoding 4-alpha-glucanotransferase, giving the protein MIDKTRPTSIPPFPPGYRASGILLHVTSLPSSYGIGDLGPSAMAWVDQLNEAGQTWWQALPLGPTGYGDSPYQSLSSFAGNGLLISPDWIIEDGLLNANDCQGPSFSETAVDYQAVASFKHRLLEKAWNNFQSQAHADLQNACQNFRTDQAHWLEDYALFQALKARYNGAYYLQWPAELVRRDPAALERARQELAGQVDRVCFVQFLLFRQGARLREYARGKGVRLIGDLPFFVSPDSSDVWANPELFLLDEDRRPRVVAGVPPDYFSADGQLWGNPLYDWAALRRTGYRWCMDRIRALLAHVDVVRLDHFRAFVAAWQIPAGAPTARSGRWRRGPGLKFFNALEMEIGTLPFIAEDLGVITSAVNGLRDKMHLPGTRVLQFAFDGQSDNPYLPENYVPNTVVYTGTHDNPTTRGWYAELPENQRKNLWDYLKRPPGRSEEVARELIGLAWSSPAALAMTPLQDLLSLGDEARMNIPGRAEGNWRWRCTQKMLSDPAFPWIRDLTHSAKRSGVLERPTTDRVMEAASS; this is encoded by the coding sequence ATGATCGACAAAACCCGGCCGACAAGTATTCCACCGTTTCCCCCTGGATACCGTGCTTCGGGCATCCTCCTTCACGTCACCTCGCTCCCCTCGTCTTACGGCATTGGCGACTTGGGGCCGTCCGCGATGGCGTGGGTCGACCAACTCAACGAGGCGGGTCAAACCTGGTGGCAGGCCCTGCCGTTGGGACCCACCGGATACGGTGACTCGCCGTACCAATCCCTTTCGTCCTTTGCCGGTAACGGGCTACTGATCAGCCCGGACTGGATCATCGAGGACGGACTGTTGAATGCGAACGATTGCCAAGGCCCATCCTTCTCCGAAACCGCCGTCGATTACCAGGCCGTCGCCTCATTCAAACACCGGTTGCTCGAGAAGGCCTGGAATAACTTCCAATCGCAGGCGCACGCCGACTTGCAGAACGCCTGTCAGAATTTCCGCACCGATCAGGCCCATTGGCTGGAGGACTATGCCCTCTTCCAAGCGCTCAAAGCCCGGTACAACGGCGCCTATTACCTCCAATGGCCGGCCGAGCTGGTGCGCCGGGACCCGGCTGCCCTCGAACGGGCACGTCAGGAACTGGCCGGCCAGGTCGATCGGGTATGCTTTGTACAATTTCTGTTGTTCCGTCAGGGGGCGCGCCTCAGGGAATACGCACGGGGCAAGGGTGTCCGATTGATCGGCGATCTGCCTTTTTTCGTTTCCCCCGATTCGAGCGACGTGTGGGCCAACCCGGAACTTTTTTTGTTGGACGAAGATCGCCGTCCGCGCGTCGTCGCCGGGGTACCGCCCGACTATTTCAGCGCCGATGGACAACTTTGGGGCAACCCTCTCTACGACTGGGCGGCGCTTCGTCGCACCGGCTATCGCTGGTGTATGGACCGCATTCGGGCGCTGCTGGCTCACGTCGACGTGGTCCGCCTGGATCATTTCCGGGCCTTCGTGGCGGCCTGGCAGATCCCGGCGGGGGCGCCGACGGCCCGATCGGGCCGCTGGAGGCGCGGTCCGGGTTTAAAATTTTTCAATGCGCTGGAGATGGAGATAGGAACGCTGCCTTTCATCGCCGAGGATTTGGGGGTGATTACTTCCGCGGTGAATGGGCTACGGGACAAGATGCATTTACCCGGAACGCGGGTCCTTCAGTTCGCCTTCGACGGCCAGTCGGACAACCCCTACCTCCCCGAAAACTACGTCCCCAACACGGTGGTGTACACCGGCACCCACGACAACCCCACAACGCGCGGCTGGTATGCTGAATTGCCCGAGAACCAACGCAAAAATTTATGGGATTATCTAAAGCGCCCCCCTGGGAGAAGCGAGGAGGTCGCGCGCGAACTGATCGGCCTGGCGTGGTCCTCACCGGCGGCGTTGGCCATGACTCCTTTACAGGATCTCCTCAGCCTTGGAGACGAGGCTCGAATGAACATCCCCGGTCGTGCGGAGGGTAACTGGCGCTGGCGCTGCACTCAGAAGATGCTGTCGGATCCGGCCTTCCCATGGATCCGCGATTTGACACACTCCGCAAAGCGCTCGGGGGTTCTTGAAAGACCGACGACGGATCGCGTGATGGAGGCCGCGTCATCATGA
- the pgi gene encoding glucose-6-phosphate isomerase — MKIKNPRAKRHGTAPLTRRKAWKALQAHYKKVRGLHLRKLFADDPKRGERMTAEGAGLFLDYSKNRITDETIALLLKLAEESRLRERIEAMFRGEKINVTENRAVLHVALRAPRGASIVVDGGNVVPEVHAVLDKMAEFANRIRSGAWKGHTGKRIRNVVNIGIGGSDLGPVMAYEALRHFSDRALTFRFVSNIDGTDFAEAIRDLDPAETLLIVSSKTFTTLETMTNARTARDWALKGLGGDEKAVARHFVAVSTNTAEVSKFGIDPASMFGFWDWVGGRYSMDSAIGLSTMLAVGPEPFRAMLEGFHRMDNHFREAPFERNLPVLMGLLSLWYNNFFGAQTVAVLPYDQYLKRFPAYLQQLIMESNGKHVTLEGTEVDYPTGAIYWGEPGTNGQHSFYQLIHQGTRLIPCDFIAFNRSLNPLGRHHDMLLANVFAQAEALAFGKTDKEVKAEGTPPALAPHRVFEGNRPSNMILAERLSPEILGSLVALYEHLTFTQGVVWNLNSFDQWGVELGKALAQRILPELESKTAPKLGHDSSTNHLIRRYRNSKGAG; from the coding sequence ATGAAAATTAAAAATCCCCGGGCAAAACGGCATGGCACCGCACCCCTGACCCGACGAAAGGCATGGAAGGCTCTCCAGGCCCATTATAAGAAGGTCCGGGGGTTGCATCTCCGGAAGCTTTTCGCGGACGATCCCAAACGCGGCGAGCGGATGACGGCCGAGGGGGCGGGTCTCTTCCTGGATTACTCCAAAAACCGGATCACGGATGAAACCATCGCGCTCCTCCTGAAGCTGGCGGAAGAATCCCGTCTGCGGGAGCGGATCGAGGCCATGTTCCGGGGGGAGAAGATCAACGTCACCGAAAACCGGGCCGTGCTGCATGTGGCCTTGCGGGCGCCGAGGGGGGCCTCGATCGTCGTGGACGGCGGGAACGTGGTTCCAGAAGTTCACGCCGTGCTGGATAAAATGGCCGAGTTCGCCAATCGGATCCGCAGCGGGGCCTGGAAGGGCCACACCGGCAAGCGCATTCGCAACGTCGTCAACATCGGGATCGGGGGCTCCGACCTCGGGCCGGTGATGGCCTATGAGGCCCTCAGGCATTTCAGCGATCGGGCCCTGACCTTCCGCTTCGTATCCAACATCGACGGGACGGACTTCGCGGAGGCGATTCGGGACCTGGACCCCGCGGAGACCCTGCTCATCGTCTCCTCGAAAACCTTCACGACCCTGGAGACGATGACCAACGCCCGCACCGCCCGGGACTGGGCGTTGAAGGGTCTCGGGGGAGATGAAAAGGCGGTGGCCCGGCATTTTGTCGCCGTATCGACGAACACGGCGGAGGTGTCGAAGTTCGGCATCGATCCCGCCAGCATGTTCGGGTTCTGGGACTGGGTCGGCGGCCGCTACTCCATGGACTCGGCCATCGGCCTCTCGACGATGCTGGCGGTCGGCCCGGAGCCATTCCGCGCCATGCTGGAGGGCTTCCACCGAATGGACAACCACTTCCGCGAAGCCCCTTTCGAGCGCAACCTGCCGGTTCTCATGGGCCTACTGTCCCTCTGGTATAATAACTTCTTCGGCGCTCAAACCGTCGCGGTCCTGCCCTACGATCAATACCTGAAACGGTTCCCGGCCTATCTCCAACAGCTGATCATGGAGAGCAACGGAAAACACGTGACGCTGGAGGGAACCGAGGTGGATTACCCGACCGGCGCAATCTACTGGGGCGAGCCCGGAACCAACGGCCAGCATTCGTTCTATCAGCTGATTCATCAGGGGACTCGGCTGATCCCCTGCGACTTCATCGCATTCAACCGTTCGCTCAACCCGCTCGGCCGCCATCACGACATGCTGCTGGCGAATGTCTTCGCCCAGGCCGAAGCGCTGGCCTTCGGCAAGACGGACAAGGAGGTCAAAGCCGAGGGCACCCCCCCGGCCCTGGCGCCGCACCGGGTCTTCGAGGGAAACCGACCGTCGAACATGATCCTCGCCGAACGCCTGTCGCCGGAAATCCTGGGATCCTTGGTCGCCCTGTACGAGCACCTGACTTTCACCCAGGGCGTCGTCTGGAATTTGAATTCGTTCGATCAATGGGGCGTGGAGCTCGGCAAGGCGCTGGCCCAGCGGATTCTTCCGGAACTTGAGAGCAAGACGGCGCCCAAGCTCGGCCATGACAGTTCGACGAACCATCTGATCCGTCGGTATCGGAATTCGAAGGGGGCGGGATGA
- the gnd gene encoding decarboxylating 6-phosphogluconate dehydrogenase gives MEIGMIGLGRMGANMVRRLLKNGHRCVVFDQSPKTVKALAQEKAVGASSLADLAKKLEKPRAIWMMVPAAVVDKTIADLRPHLEAGDILIDGGNSCYVDDIRRAKDLAAKRIHYVDVGTSGGVWGLERGYCLMIGGEAAPVKRLDPIFAGLSPGAGDIPHTAGREKIPGTADQGYLHCGPNGAGHFVKMVHNGIEYGLMAAYAEGMGILRAANVGKRKHEADAETTPLREPEHYSYDFNLSDIAEVWRRGSVVASWLLDLTAAALAKDPELSRFTGRVSDSGEGRWTIKAAVDEAVPAHVLTAALFERFSSRGEAGFADKLLSAMRFEFGGHVEKQEK, from the coding sequence ATGGAAATTGGGATGATCGGTTTGGGCAGAATGGGCGCGAACATGGTGCGGCGGCTTTTGAAAAACGGCCACCGCTGCGTCGTCTTCGACCAGTCGCCAAAAACGGTGAAGGCGTTGGCGCAGGAGAAAGCGGTCGGGGCCTCCTCGCTTGCGGATCTCGCCAAAAAACTGGAGAAACCGCGGGCGATCTGGATGATGGTTCCGGCGGCGGTCGTGGATAAAACCATCGCCGACCTCCGGCCCCATCTCGAGGCCGGGGACATTCTCATCGATGGCGGCAATTCCTGTTATGTGGATGACATCCGGCGGGCCAAGGATCTTGCGGCCAAACGGATCCATTACGTGGATGTGGGAACCAGCGGAGGGGTCTGGGGTCTGGAGCGGGGCTACTGCTTGATGATCGGCGGCGAGGCCGCGCCGGTCAAGCGGCTCGATCCGATCTTCGCCGGCCTGTCTCCCGGCGCGGGCGACATCCCGCACACCGCGGGGCGCGAGAAGATTCCCGGCACCGCCGACCAGGGTTACCTGCACTGCGGGCCGAACGGCGCCGGCCACTTTGTCAAGATGGTGCACAACGGAATCGAGTACGGTCTCATGGCCGCCTACGCCGAGGGGATGGGCATCCTGCGCGCCGCAAACGTCGGTAAGAGAAAACACGAGGCCGATGCGGAGACGACCCCCCTGCGCGAGCCCGAGCATTATTCCTACGATTTTAATCTGAGCGACATCGCGGAAGTCTGGCGACGCGGGAGCGTGGTCGCTTCGTGGCTGCTGGATTTGACGGCCGCCGCACTGGCCAAAGATCCCGAACTCTCGCGCTTCACCGGGCGGGTGTCGGATTCGGGCGAAGGACGGTGGACGATCAAGGCCGCCGTGGATGAAGCGGTGCCGGCCCACGTCCTGACCGCGGCGCTCTTTGAACGGTTCAGCTCACGAGGCGAGGCCGGGTTCGCGGACAAGTTGCTCTCGGCCATGCGCTTCGAGTTCGGCGGACACGTGGAAAAACAGGAGAAATGA
- the pgl gene encoding 6-phosphogluconolactonase: MQIKILPDADAVAKEAAKIIAAEARAAAAARGRFIVAMSGGRTPWAMLRALASEDLPWDEIHVVQVDERVVPEGHPDRNLTRLRESLLDHSPLPPEQIHPMPVESSDLEVAAMGYALTLKEIAGSPPVLDLVHLGLGPDGHTASLVPGDPVLHITDRDVALTGIYHQRRRMTLTYPILNRSRNILWLVTGSEKVGMLSRLRDGDPSIPAGRVRRDHARVLADRAAAGGPGSI; this comes from the coding sequence ATGCAAATCAAAATTCTTCCCGATGCCGATGCGGTGGCAAAAGAGGCGGCCAAAATCATCGCCGCGGAGGCTCGGGCGGCCGCGGCCGCGCGCGGCCGGTTCATCGTGGCCATGAGCGGTGGCCGTACACCGTGGGCGATGCTTCGTGCGCTGGCCTCGGAAGACCTCCCCTGGGATGAAATTCATGTCGTGCAGGTGGACGAACGGGTGGTCCCGGAGGGTCACCCGGACCGGAACCTCACCCGGTTGCGCGAAAGCCTGCTTGACCATTCCCCGCTGCCTCCGGAGCAAATCCATCCCATGCCGGTGGAGTCGTCGGATCTGGAAGTTGCCGCCATGGGCTATGCCCTGACCCTCAAAGAGATCGCCGGCTCGCCGCCGGTGCTCGACCTGGTCCATCTGGGACTTGGACCGGACGGTCACACCGCTTCACTCGTGCCGGGTGATCCGGTCCTCCACATCACCGACCGGGATGTCGCCCTGACGGGGATATATCACCAGCGACGTCGGATGACCCTGACCTATCCCATTTTGAACCGTTCACGGAACATCCTCTGGCTTGTGACCGGGAGCGAAAAGGTCGGGATGCTTTCGCGCTTGCGCGACGGCGATCCATCCATTCCGGCCGGGCGTGTTCGCCGGGACCATGCCCGGGTACTCGCCGACCGCGCGGCCGCCGGGGGGCCGGGGTCGATATAA
- a CDS encoding ABC transporter substrate binding protein has protein sequence MRERIVKMAVCALCWMSLATATGVNAADVERARRVLILSDQSSVMPGVSTVQRNAESVIRTALQWRVEFNAEYLDAGRYPQEKLSPLFLNYVREKYASHPPDLIVALCTVSFDLLAELAKTDFPSVPIVLMGLTEGEVSLEKFGPNVTGFIQRSDMLGTMELILKLQPEVRRIVVIGGTTPFDKAYLNRVREDARSLEGRVAVEFWTDRSLAELEKDVSSLDRDTAVFYTTIFRDSTGESFVPVEAAQRIVDRASVPVYGFFEGIVKVGAVGGSVIQFETIGKKVGEFAGRILQGGSANSNPLELHKDALPVFNWTALHRWGIDENRLPPGSVLEFRTPSAWEKYRWYLLAGLAIITFQTALIIGLFVQRSRFRKVERSLRESHNLIELASGAGHLGLWVRDLPSGEVWANRTLRTILGFKEEAVFQIDDLYGRIHPGDRDRALAAITAAAGNGQLFEFECRLSRPGGTERWVLVKGKGVLDSQGRLIRTQGVVVDKTASKQTELQADRQREELTHIQRISTMGELAASLAHELNQPLTAILSNAQAAQRFLLANPADMETLQEILRDIIEDNSRASEVIRRLRSLVRKEAHEYAALDLAGIVRNVMLLVQSDAVLHNVNVSLLCSQGPHHAWGDKVQLTQVVLNLLLNAFDSMKDIPADERRVVVRIEQNGPHRVKVTVSDRGHGLPGDRLEKIFEPFYTTKPDGMGMGLTISRSIIEAHGGRLWAENNPDGGATFNFTVRVDRRRTGRVGSQPLRELEKSDHLGQP, from the coding sequence ATGCGGGAACGAATTGTAAAAATGGCCGTTTGCGCGCTGTGTTGGATGAGCCTGGCCACCGCAACGGGCGTGAACGCCGCGGATGTCGAGAGGGCCCGACGCGTCCTGATCCTATCGGACCAAAGCAGCGTCATGCCGGGCGTCTCAACCGTCCAAAGAAATGCGGAGTCTGTGATTCGAACGGCCCTTCAGTGGCGTGTCGAATTTAACGCCGAATACCTCGACGCCGGGCGTTATCCCCAGGAGAAGCTATCTCCGCTGTTTCTGAATTACGTGCGCGAGAAATACGCCTCGCATCCTCCCGACCTGATCGTCGCGTTATGCACCGTGAGCTTTGACCTTCTTGCAGAGCTGGCGAAAACCGATTTTCCGAGCGTGCCGATCGTTCTGATGGGTCTCACCGAAGGAGAGGTCTCTCTTGAAAAATTCGGCCCCAATGTAACCGGCTTTATCCAGCGTTCCGATATGCTCGGGACGATGGAGCTTATTTTAAAGTTGCAGCCCGAGGTGCGGCGGATCGTGGTCATCGGCGGCACCACGCCCTTTGATAAAGCGTACCTGAACAGGGTTCGGGAAGATGCCCGGTCGCTGGAGGGCCGCGTTGCGGTCGAATTCTGGACCGACCGTTCCCTGGCGGAACTGGAGAAGGACGTTTCCTCCTTGGACCGGGACACGGCCGTATTCTATACGACGATCTTTCGGGATTCCACGGGCGAATCTTTTGTTCCGGTGGAAGCCGCGCAGAGGATTGTCGACCGCGCGAGCGTTCCCGTATACGGTTTTTTTGAGGGGATCGTGAAAGTCGGAGCCGTGGGCGGATCGGTCATCCAGTTTGAGACGATCGGAAAAAAGGTGGGCGAGTTCGCCGGCCGCATTCTTCAAGGCGGATCGGCCAATTCAAACCCCCTTGAACTTCATAAGGACGCCCTGCCCGTCTTCAACTGGACTGCGCTTCATCGGTGGGGAATCGATGAAAACCGCTTGCCGCCGGGCAGCGTCTTGGAATTTCGGACCCCTTCGGCATGGGAAAAGTATCGATGGTATCTTCTTGCGGGGCTCGCCATCATAACGTTTCAAACCGCATTGATCATCGGTTTATTCGTGCAGCGCTCCCGTTTCCGGAAGGTCGAGAGGAGCCTTCGGGAGAGCCATAACTTGATAGAACTGGCCTCGGGGGCCGGTCATTTGGGTCTGTGGGTGCGCGACTTGCCATCCGGTGAAGTATGGGCCAACCGCACACTGCGAACGATCCTGGGCTTTAAAGAAGAGGCGGTGTTTCAGATCGATGACCTTTATGGCCGAATTCATCCCGGAGATCGCGATCGGGCCCTCGCTGCGATTACGGCCGCCGCAGGAAACGGACAGTTATTTGAATTCGAGTGCCGTTTGTCACGTCCCGGTGGCACGGAGCGTTGGGTGTTGGTGAAAGGGAAAGGGGTTCTCGATTCACAGGGTCGTCTGATCCGGACGCAAGGCGTCGTGGTGGACAAAACAGCGAGCAAGCAGACCGAATTGCAAGCGGACCGTCAGCGCGAGGAGCTCACGCACATCCAACGCATTTCGACGATGGGAGAGCTGGCCGCATCGCTGGCGCATGAGTTGAACCAGCCGCTCACGGCCATCCTGAGCAACGCCCAGGCCGCCCAGCGCTTTCTGCTCGCCAACCCGGCCGACATGGAGACGCTGCAAGAGATTCTCAGAGACATTATCGAGGACAACAGCCGTGCCAGCGAGGTCATCCGCCGTTTGCGCTCGCTGGTCAGGAAGGAAGCGCACGAATACGCGGCACTCGACCTCGCCGGAATCGTCCGGAATGTCATGCTGCTGGTCCAAAGCGACGCCGTATTACACAATGTGAACGTCTCGCTCCTATGCAGCCAGGGCCCGCACCACGCGTGGGGGGACAAGGTTCAGTTAACGCAGGTCGTGCTCAATCTCTTATTGAACGCGTTTGACTCCATGAAGGATATCCCGGCCGACGAACGTCGTGTCGTTGTACGGATAGAACAGAACGGCCCCCACAGGGTGAAAGTGACCGTGAGCGACCGCGGCCACGGTCTGCCCGGGGACAGGCTCGAAAAGATTTTTGAGCCTTTTTACACCACCAAACCCGACGGGATGGGAATGGGGCTCACCATCAGTCGCTCCATCATCGAGGCCCACGGCGGGCGTCTGTGGGCGGAGAACAACCCCGATGGCGGCGCGACATTTAACTTCACGGTGCGGGTCGACAGGCGACGGACCGGAAGGGTCGGTTCGCAGCCTCTACGCGAGCTGGAAAAGAGCGATCATCTTGGACAACCCTAA
- a CDS encoding response regulator transcription factor — protein MDNPKPATVFLIDDDASVRRALTRLITSAGHQVRPFASAREYLDSGPHGGGPACLVLDVRLPGLSGLDLQRELRTAKTPHPVIFITGHADVPMSVKAMKEGAVDFIPKPVRDEDLLRSIEQAMTRAERESAERAEIEALQDRAHRLTPREREVMALVVRGLLNKQIAFELGTAEKTVKVHRARVMQKMQVQSLAELVRVTEKIGLPPRPAS, from the coding sequence TTGGACAACCCTAAACCCGCCACGGTGTTTCTAATCGATGACGACGCCTCCGTGCGGCGGGCGTTGACGCGACTCATCACGTCCGCCGGCCATCAGGTGCGGCCCTTTGCCTCGGCGCGCGAATATCTGGACAGCGGTCCTCATGGCGGCGGTCCGGCCTGCCTGGTGCTCGACGTTCGTCTGCCCGGCCTCAGCGGGCTGGACCTCCAACGCGAACTTCGGACGGCCAAGACCCCCCACCCTGTTATTTTTATCACCGGCCACGCGGATGTTCCGATGAGCGTGAAGGCGATGAAGGAGGGGGCGGTCGATTTTATTCCCAAGCCGGTTCGGGATGAGGACCTTCTGCGCTCCATCGAACAGGCGATGACCCGGGCCGAACGGGAAAGCGCGGAACGGGCCGAGATCGAGGCCCTTCAAGATCGCGCCCACCGCTTGACCCCGCGCGAGCGCGAGGTGATGGCCCTGGTCGTGAGAGGCCTGCTCAATAAACAAATCGCCTTCGAACTCGGCACCGCCGAAAAAACCGTCAAAGTCCACCGGGCGCGCGTGATGCAGAAAATGCAGGTCCAATCGCTGGCCGAACTCGTGCGCGTCACGGAGAAGATCGGCCTTCCGCCAAGACCCGCTTCGTAA
- a CDS encoding response regulator: protein MSQTKPLIAVVDDDVSVCRALERLLHSLGMNTHTFASGGEFLDFIHAMPSFHPDCVLLDLHMPGLNGLDVQEQLTRDHSPLSVIFITAYDEAVTRDRALEGGAVAFLRKPFSDETLIKALNEAIQRRSGQ from the coding sequence TTGAGCCAAACCAAGCCTCTGATCGCCGTTGTGGATGACGATGTATCCGTCTGTCGCGCGCTGGAGCGGCTGCTGCACTCGCTGGGGATGAACACACATACCTTCGCCTCCGGCGGCGAGTTCCTCGATTTCATTCATGCCATGCCGTCGTTTCATCCGGACTGCGTCCTCCTCGACCTGCATATGCCCGGGTTGAACGGCCTGGATGTGCAGGAACAACTGACCCGGGACCACAGTCCGCTTTCCGTCATTTTCATCACCGCCTATGACGAGGCCGTCACCCGGGATCGGGCGCTGGAGGGAGGCGCGGTCGCCTTTTTGCGCAAACCGTTCAGCGATGAGACCTTGATTAAGGCATTGAACGAAGCGATTCAGAGGAGATCGGGACAATGA